The proteins below are encoded in one region of bacterium:
- a CDS encoding sulfatase-like hydrolase/transferase has product MTKQPNILMIVTDQEYSHQPMPAELALPSRDRIRARGVTFNHHHCTTTVCTPSRSVIYTGRHAPHTRMFDNTNFAWIDDMKADPKNLPTIGHMLRDLGYHTVFKGKWHLSEFPAKGSREAMEPYGFSEYQDWGDVQGGPRDGVLKDPKIADEAVGWLSKRASEVAATKPWFMTVNFVNPHDVMFFDTDGEETVQSKSMFPIFDAPDTPLYRQKWQTTLPASFFDDLKKQPAAVRSYMHLCDIYYGRIPMERRDMWHNHVNYYLNCHLDVDRSIGAVLDALEASGQADNTIVIFTADHGEQGGAHHLRQKGSVAFQETVNVPLVIADPRHPGGNRTDAVGSHLDLVPTILAFAGLSEDERRKRYPLLKGHDLSGVVRDPASVGPRGSSAKPGKGSLMTYDMIATIDAEWFSRNATKVFDSAAHQAGQEFHRGMEAFKGLVKEIGVPNLEKRELFRGVFDGRYKLVRYFGMGHYNLPASAKQLLADNDVALYDLQSDPEEMDNLANPAHPKYDEALLSAMNQKLNALIAEEIGQDKAMFTSPEKASQKC; this is encoded by the coding sequence ATGACCAAGCAACCCAACATTCTGATGATCGTGACCGATCAGGAATATTCACACCAGCCCATGCCGGCGGAATTAGCCTTGCCCAGCCGGGACCGCATTCGCGCCCGGGGAGTCACGTTCAACCACCACCACTGCACCACCACCGTGTGCACGCCTTCCCGCTCGGTAATCTACACCGGCAGGCATGCACCGCATACTCGGATGTTCGACAACACCAATTTCGCCTGGATTGATGACATGAAGGCCGATCCGAAAAACTTGCCCACCATCGGCCATATGCTGCGTGATCTGGGCTACCACACCGTCTTCAAGGGCAAGTGGCACCTCTCGGAGTTTCCAGCGAAGGGTTCCCGTGAAGCGATGGAGCCCTACGGCTTCTCCGAGTATCAGGATTGGGGTGATGTGCAAGGCGGGCCGAGGGATGGAGTTTTAAAGGATCCGAAGATCGCGGATGAGGCCGTCGGCTGGCTGTCGAAGCGTGCTTCCGAAGTCGCCGCCACCAAACCCTGGTTCATGACCGTGAACTTCGTCAACCCCCACGATGTGATGTTTTTCGACACCGACGGCGAAGAGACGGTCCAGTCCAAGTCAATGTTCCCGATCTTTGACGCGCCCGATACGCCGCTCTACCGCCAGAAATGGCAGACGACATTGCCGGCCTCCTTCTTTGACGACCTGAAGAAGCAGCCAGCGGCAGTCCGCAGTTACATGCACCTGTGCGACATCTATTATGGACGGATACCGATGGAGCGCCGGGACATGTGGCACAATCATGTCAACTACTACCTCAACTGCCATCTCGACGTGGACCGGTCCATCGGAGCGGTGCTGGATGCGCTGGAAGCGAGCGGCCAGGCGGACAACACGATCGTCATATTCACGGCGGATCACGGCGAGCAGGGCGGCGCCCATCACCTGCGCCAGAAGGGCAGCGTGGCGTTTCAGGAGACCGTCAACGTGCCGCTGGTGATCGCCGATCCGCGCCACCCCGGCGGAAACCGGACGGATGCAGTGGGATCGCATCTCGATCTGGTGCCCACGATCCTGGCGTTTGCCGGCCTGTCGGAGGACGAGCGGCGGAAGCGCTACCCGCTCCTGAAGGGCCATGACCTCTCGGGTGTGGTGCGCGATCCCGCTTCCGTCGGGCCCCGCGGCAGCAGTGCCAAACCCGGCAAGGGGAGCCTGATGACCTACGATATGATCGCCACCATCGACGCGGAATGGTTTAGCCGCAACGCGACCAAGGTGTTTGACTCCGCCGCCCACCAGGCCGGCCAGGAGTTTCATCGCGGCATGGAGGCGTTCAAAGGCCTCGTCAAGGAGATTGGCGTGCCGAACCTCGAGAAGCGGGAGTTGTTCCGCGGCGTTTTTGACGGCCGCTACAAACTGGTCCGTTACTTCGGTATGGGGCACTACAACCTGCCGGCATCGGCCAAGCAGCTTCTGGCCGACAACGATGTCGCCCTCTACGACCTGCAGTCGGATCCGGAGGAAATGGATAACCTGGCCAACCCGGCCCATCCCAAGTACGACGAAGCCTTGCTGTCGGCCATGAACCAGAAACTCAATGCGCTGATTGCTGAGGAGATTGGGCAGGACAAAGCCATGTTCACCTCGCCGGAAAAGGCTTCGCAGAAGTGCTAA
- a CDS encoding transporter, with protein sequence MAATGVAAMAQEAGPDPAEELAKKLANPVAALISVPFQYNYDENYGPDDKGSVSRLNIQPVIPLTLNDEWNLITRTIVPLMDQQDIPVAGQDASGLGDITASQFFSPKAPTAGGWIWGVGPVELLPTATDELLGGEKWGVGPTAVALKQVGPWTFGVLANHIWSVAGEDERADVNMTFLQPFISYITKTKTTLGLNTESAYDWENEAWSVPVNATVSQLFKIGAQIMQLSLGARYWVDSPDNGPEGWGARAQLTFLFPK encoded by the coding sequence ATGGCGGCGACAGGCGTAGCCGCCATGGCGCAGGAGGCGGGACCGGACCCGGCGGAGGAACTGGCCAAGAAGCTGGCAAACCCTGTCGCCGCGTTGATCAGTGTGCCGTTTCAGTACAATTACGACGAGAACTACGGGCCGGATGACAAAGGCTCCGTCAGCCGGCTCAATATTCAGCCGGTTATTCCGCTTACCCTGAATGATGAATGGAATCTAATCACGCGTACTATTGTACCACTGATGGATCAGCAGGACATTCCGGTTGCAGGGCAGGATGCCTCGGGTCTTGGTGACATCACTGCCAGCCAGTTCTTCTCCCCGAAGGCGCCCACCGCAGGGGGCTGGATATGGGGCGTGGGTCCCGTCGAGCTGTTGCCGACGGCGACTGACGAACTACTTGGCGGTGAAAAATGGGGGGTGGGACCGACGGCGGTGGCGTTGAAGCAGGTGGGGCCTTGGACATTCGGCGTGCTCGCCAATCACATTTGGTCTGTCGCCGGAGAGGATGAGAGGGCTGATGTGAATATGACCTTCCTGCAGCCGTTCATCAGCTACATTACAAAGACCAAGACCACGCTCGGTTTGAACACTGAGTCAGCTTACGACTGGGAAAACGAGGCCTGGTCCGTCCCGGTGAATGCGACAGTATCGCAATTGTTCAAGATCGGGGCCCAGATCATGCAGCTCTCTCTGGGCGCGCGATACTGGGTCGATTCGCCGGATAATGGGCCGGAGGGGTGGGGCGCACGGGCGCAGTTGACGTTCTTATTTCCGAAATGA